Proteins from one Syngnathus scovelli strain Florida chromosome 17, RoL_Ssco_1.2, whole genome shotgun sequence genomic window:
- the mib1 gene encoding E3 ubiquitin-protein ligase mib1 isoform X4, with protein sequence MTTGRNNRAMMEGVGARVVRGPDWKWGKQDGGEGHVGTVRSFESPEEVVVVWDNGTAANYRCSGAYDVRILDSAPTGIKHDGTMCDTCRQQPIIGIRWKCAECTNYDLCTTCYHGDKHHLRHRFYRITTPGSERVLLESRRKSKKITARGIFTGGRVVRGVDWQWEDQDGGNGRRGKVTEIQDWSAASPHSAAYVLWDNGAKNLYRVGFEGMSDLKCVQDAKGGSFYRDHCPVLGEQNGNRNPGGLQIGDLVNIDLDLEIVQSLQHGHGGWTDGMFETLTTTGTVCGIDEDHDIVVQYPSGNRWTFNPAVLTKANVVRSGEVAAGAEGGTSQFLVGDLVQICYDIDRIKLLQKGHGEWAEAMLPTLGKVGRVQQIYSDSDLKVEVCGTSWTYNPAAVTKIAPSGSAVSNASGERLSQLLKKLFETQESGDINEELVKAAANGDLAKVEDILKRPDVDVNGQCAGHTAMQAASQNGHVDVLKLLLKHSVDLEAEDKDGDRAVHHAAFGDEGSVIEVLQRGGADLNARNKRRQTPLHIAVNKGHLQVVKTLLDFGCHPSLQDSEGDTPLHDAISKKRDDMLSVLLEAGADVTITNNNGFNALHHAALRGNPSAMRVLLSKLPRPWIVDEKKDDGYTALHLAALNNHVEVAELLVHQGNASLDIQNVNQQTALHLAVERQHTQIVRLLVRAEAKLDVQDKDGDTPLHEALRHHTLSQLRQLQDMQDVSKVEPWEPSKNTLIMGLGTQGAEKKSAASIACFLAANGADLTVRNKKGQSPLDLCPDPSLCKALAKCHKEKSSGQVGTRSPSLNSNMESLEECMVCSDMKRDTLFGPCGHIATCSLCSPRVKKCLICKDQVQSRSKIEECVVCSDKKAAVLFQPCGHMCACENCASLMKKCVQCRAVVERRTPFVLCCGGKAGSSNSMAGGSQDLLQPNNLALSWSSGNIPALQRDKDNTNVNADVQKLQQQLQDIKEQTMCPVCLDRLKNMIFMCGHGTCQLCGDRMSECPICRKAIERRILLY encoded by the exons GCATCAAGCATGACGGAACAATGTGTGACACCTGCCGTCAGCAGCCCATCATTGGAATTCGCTGGAAATGTGCTGAGTGCACCAATTATGACCTCTGCACAACCTGTTACCATGGCGACAAACATCACCTGAGACACCGCTTCTACAGGATCACCACCCCGGGCAGCGAAAG AGTTCTCCTAGAGTCGAGGCGCAAATCAAAGAAAATCACCGCCAGAGGCATCTTCACCGGAGGCCGGGTAGTGCGAGGCGTGGACTGGCAGTGGGAAGATCAGGATGGAGGCAACGGAAGGCGAGGAAAG GTGACGGAGATTCAAGACTGGAGCGCAGCCAGCCCTCATAGTGCCGCCTACGTGCTATGGGACAACGGGGCCAAGAACCTGTACCGTGTCGGTTTCGAGGGAATG TCGGACCTGAAATGTGTTCAGGACGCCAAAGGAGGGTCCTTTTACAGAGACCACTGTCCTGTGTTGG GTGAGCAGAATGGCAACAGGAACCCCGGTGGTCTTCAGATCGGGGACCTGGTCAACATCGACTTGGACCTGGAGATTGTCCAGTCGCTGCAGCACGGTCACGGCGGCTGGACCGACGGCATGTTCGAGACGCTCACCACCACCGGCACGGTGTGCGGCATCGACGAAGATCACGATATTGTGGTGCAGTATCCCAGCGGGAACAG GTGGACGTTCAATCCCGCCGTACTAACAAAAGCCAACGTGGTGCGCAGCGGTGAAGTGGCCGCTGGAGCCGAGGGAGGCACCTCCCAATTCCTTGTGGGGGACCTGGTTCAGATTTGCTACGACATCGACCGCATCAAGCTGCTACAAAAAGGCCACGGGGAGTGGGCCGAGGCCATGCTTCCT ACCCTGGGGAAGGTGGGCCGCGTGCAGCAGATCTACTCTGACAGTGACCTGAAGGTGGAGGTGTGCGGGACGTCGTGGACGTACAATCCCGCCGCTGTCACCAAGATCGCTCCCTCAGGCTCCGCCGTTAGCAACGCCTCCGGAG agCGTCTCTCCCAGCTGCTGAAGAAACTATTTGAGACACAGGAGTCGGGCGACATCAACGAGGAACTGGTCAAGGCGGCAGCCAACGGAGATCTGGCCAAGGTGGAAGACATTTTGAAAAGACCCGATGTTGAC gtgaaCGGGCAGTGCGCTGGACACACTGCGATGCAAGCGGCCAGTCAGAACGGTCACGTGGATGTCCTCAAGCTCCTGCTCAAACACAGTGTTGATCTCGAGGCAGAG GACAAAGATGGGGATCGGGCGGTGCACCATGCGGCCTTCGGTGACGAGGGCTCAGTCATCGAGGTGCTGCAGCGGGGCGGCGCCGACTTGAACGCCAGGAACAAGCGCAGGCAGACGCCGTTGCACATAGCTGTCAACaagggacacctgcaggtggtcaAAACGTTGCTGGACTTTGGCTGCCACCCAAGCCTCCAG GAttctgagggcgacacccccctgCACGATGCCATCAGCAAGAAGCGAGACGACATGCTGTCTGTGCTGCTGGAGGCCGGCGCCGACGTCACCATCACCAACAACAACGGCTTTAACGCCTTGCACCACGCCGCTCTGCGAGGAAACCCCAG TGCGATGCGCGTGTTGCTATCCAAACTTCCCAGGCCGTGGATCGTGGACGAGAAGAAGGACGACGGCTACACGGCGCTGCACCTGGCGGCCCTCAACAACCACGTGGAAGTGGCCGAGCTCTTAGTTCATCAG GGCAACGCCAGCTTGGACATCCAGAACGTCAACCAGCAAACAGCCTTACACTTGGCCGTCGAGCGACAGCACACCCAGATTGTTAGG CTGCTGGTGCGAGCCGAGGCCAAGCTGGACGTGCAGGACAAGGACGGGGACACGCCGCTCCACGAAGCACTGCGACATCACACGCTGTCCCAGTTGCGGCAACTCCAGGATATGCAGGACGTCAGCAAAGTGGAGCCCTGGGAGCCCTCCAAGAACACG TTAATCATGGGCTTAGGCACCCAAGGGGCGGAGAAGAAGAGCGCGGCGTCCATCGCCTGCTTCCTGGCCGCCAACGGCGCCGACCTGACGGTGCGTAACAAGAAGGGCCAGTCGCCTCTGGACCTGTGTCCCGACCCCAGCCTCTGCAAGGCGCTGGCCAAATGTCATAAAGAGAAAAGCAG CGGCCAGGTGGGCACGCGCAGCCCGTCTCTGAACAGCAACATGGAGTCCttggaggagtgcatggtgTGCTCGGACATGAAGAGAGACACTCTCTTCGGGCCTTGCGGACACATTGCCACGTGCTCCCTCTGCTCACCCCGTGTCAAGAAGTGTCTCATCTGCAAAGATCAGGTCCAGTCACGCTCCAAG ATTGAGGAGTGCGTGGTGTGCTCGGACAAAAAGGCGGCTGTCTTGTTCCAGCCCTGCGGCCACATGTGCGCTTGTGAGA ACTGTGCCAGCCTCATGAAGAAGTGCGTACAGTGTCGCGCTGTGGTGGAGCGCCGCACCCCCTTTGTGCTTTGTTGTGGGGGGAAAG CAGGGAGCTCTAACTCTATGGCAGGGGGATCGCAGGATCTTCTCCAGCCCAACAATCTGGCACTAAGTTGGT CGAGCGGCAACATCCCCGCCCTGCAGCGGGACAAGGACAACACCAACGTCAACGCGGACGTTCAGAAGCTCCAGCAGCAACTGCAGGACATCAAGGAACAG ACCATGTGCCCCGTGTGTCTGGACCGGCTCAAGAACATGATCTTCATGTGCGGCCACGGTACCTGCCAGCTGTGCGGCGACCGCATGAGCGAGTGCCCCATCTGCCGCAAGGCCATCGAGCGCCGCATCCTCCTCTATTAG
- the mib1 gene encoding E3 ubiquitin-protein ligase mib1 isoform X6 yields the protein MTTGRNNRAMMEGVGARVVRGPDWKWGKQDGGEGHVGTVRSFESPEEVVVVWDNGTAANYRCSGAYDVRILDSAPTGIKHDGTMCDTCRQQPIIGIRWKCAECTNYDLCTTCYHGDKHHLRHRFYRITTPGSERVLLESRRKSKKITARGIFTGGRVVRGVDWQWEDQDGGNGRRGKVTEIQDWSAASPHSAAYVLWDNGAKNLYRVGFEGMSDLKCVQDAKGGSFYRDHCPVLGEQNGNRNPGGLQIGDLVNIDLDLEIVQSLQHGHGGWTDGMFETLTTTGTVCGIDEDHDIVVQYPSGNRWTFNPAVLTKANVVRSGEVAAGAEGGTSQFLVGDLVQICYDIDRIKLLQKGHGEWAEAMLPTLGKVGRVQQIYSDSDLKVEVCGTSWTYNPAAVTKIAPSGSAVSNASGERLSQLLKKLFETQESGDINEELVKAAANGDLAKVEDILKRPDVDVNGQCAGHTAMQAASQNGHVDVLKLLLKHSVDLEAEDKDGDRAVHHAAFGDEGSVIEVLQRGGADLNARNKRRQTPLHIAVNKGHLQVVKTLLDFGCHPSLQDSEGDTPLHDAISKKRDDMLSVLLEAGADVTITNNNGFNALHHAALRGNPSAMRVLLSKLPRPWIVDEKKDDGYTALHLAALNNHVEVAELLVHQGNASLDIQNVNQQTALHLAVERQHTQIVRLLVRAEAKLDVQDKDGDTPLHEALRHHTLSQLRQLQDMQDVSKVEPWEPSKNTLIMGLGTQGAEKKSAASIACFLAANGADLTVRNKKGQSPLDLCPDPSLCKALAKCHKEKSSGQVGTRSPSLNSNMESLEECMVCSDMKRDTLFGPCGHIATCSLCSPRVKKCLICKDQVQSRSKIEECVVCSDKKAAVLFQPCGHMCACENCASLMKKCVQCRAVVERRTPFVLCCGGKASGNIPALQRDKDNTNVNADVQKLQQQLQDIKEQTMCPVCLDRLKNMIFMCGHGTCQLCGDRMSECPICRKAIERRILLY from the exons GCATCAAGCATGACGGAACAATGTGTGACACCTGCCGTCAGCAGCCCATCATTGGAATTCGCTGGAAATGTGCTGAGTGCACCAATTATGACCTCTGCACAACCTGTTACCATGGCGACAAACATCACCTGAGACACCGCTTCTACAGGATCACCACCCCGGGCAGCGAAAG AGTTCTCCTAGAGTCGAGGCGCAAATCAAAGAAAATCACCGCCAGAGGCATCTTCACCGGAGGCCGGGTAGTGCGAGGCGTGGACTGGCAGTGGGAAGATCAGGATGGAGGCAACGGAAGGCGAGGAAAG GTGACGGAGATTCAAGACTGGAGCGCAGCCAGCCCTCATAGTGCCGCCTACGTGCTATGGGACAACGGGGCCAAGAACCTGTACCGTGTCGGTTTCGAGGGAATG TCGGACCTGAAATGTGTTCAGGACGCCAAAGGAGGGTCCTTTTACAGAGACCACTGTCCTGTGTTGG GTGAGCAGAATGGCAACAGGAACCCCGGTGGTCTTCAGATCGGGGACCTGGTCAACATCGACTTGGACCTGGAGATTGTCCAGTCGCTGCAGCACGGTCACGGCGGCTGGACCGACGGCATGTTCGAGACGCTCACCACCACCGGCACGGTGTGCGGCATCGACGAAGATCACGATATTGTGGTGCAGTATCCCAGCGGGAACAG GTGGACGTTCAATCCCGCCGTACTAACAAAAGCCAACGTGGTGCGCAGCGGTGAAGTGGCCGCTGGAGCCGAGGGAGGCACCTCCCAATTCCTTGTGGGGGACCTGGTTCAGATTTGCTACGACATCGACCGCATCAAGCTGCTACAAAAAGGCCACGGGGAGTGGGCCGAGGCCATGCTTCCT ACCCTGGGGAAGGTGGGCCGCGTGCAGCAGATCTACTCTGACAGTGACCTGAAGGTGGAGGTGTGCGGGACGTCGTGGACGTACAATCCCGCCGCTGTCACCAAGATCGCTCCCTCAGGCTCCGCCGTTAGCAACGCCTCCGGAG agCGTCTCTCCCAGCTGCTGAAGAAACTATTTGAGACACAGGAGTCGGGCGACATCAACGAGGAACTGGTCAAGGCGGCAGCCAACGGAGATCTGGCCAAGGTGGAAGACATTTTGAAAAGACCCGATGTTGAC gtgaaCGGGCAGTGCGCTGGACACACTGCGATGCAAGCGGCCAGTCAGAACGGTCACGTGGATGTCCTCAAGCTCCTGCTCAAACACAGTGTTGATCTCGAGGCAGAG GACAAAGATGGGGATCGGGCGGTGCACCATGCGGCCTTCGGTGACGAGGGCTCAGTCATCGAGGTGCTGCAGCGGGGCGGCGCCGACTTGAACGCCAGGAACAAGCGCAGGCAGACGCCGTTGCACATAGCTGTCAACaagggacacctgcaggtggtcaAAACGTTGCTGGACTTTGGCTGCCACCCAAGCCTCCAG GAttctgagggcgacacccccctgCACGATGCCATCAGCAAGAAGCGAGACGACATGCTGTCTGTGCTGCTGGAGGCCGGCGCCGACGTCACCATCACCAACAACAACGGCTTTAACGCCTTGCACCACGCCGCTCTGCGAGGAAACCCCAG TGCGATGCGCGTGTTGCTATCCAAACTTCCCAGGCCGTGGATCGTGGACGAGAAGAAGGACGACGGCTACACGGCGCTGCACCTGGCGGCCCTCAACAACCACGTGGAAGTGGCCGAGCTCTTAGTTCATCAG GGCAACGCCAGCTTGGACATCCAGAACGTCAACCAGCAAACAGCCTTACACTTGGCCGTCGAGCGACAGCACACCCAGATTGTTAGG CTGCTGGTGCGAGCCGAGGCCAAGCTGGACGTGCAGGACAAGGACGGGGACACGCCGCTCCACGAAGCACTGCGACATCACACGCTGTCCCAGTTGCGGCAACTCCAGGATATGCAGGACGTCAGCAAAGTGGAGCCCTGGGAGCCCTCCAAGAACACG TTAATCATGGGCTTAGGCACCCAAGGGGCGGAGAAGAAGAGCGCGGCGTCCATCGCCTGCTTCCTGGCCGCCAACGGCGCCGACCTGACGGTGCGTAACAAGAAGGGCCAGTCGCCTCTGGACCTGTGTCCCGACCCCAGCCTCTGCAAGGCGCTGGCCAAATGTCATAAAGAGAAAAGCAG CGGCCAGGTGGGCACGCGCAGCCCGTCTCTGAACAGCAACATGGAGTCCttggaggagtgcatggtgTGCTCGGACATGAAGAGAGACACTCTCTTCGGGCCTTGCGGACACATTGCCACGTGCTCCCTCTGCTCACCCCGTGTCAAGAAGTGTCTCATCTGCAAAGATCAGGTCCAGTCACGCTCCAAG ATTGAGGAGTGCGTGGTGTGCTCGGACAAAAAGGCGGCTGTCTTGTTCCAGCCCTGCGGCCACATGTGCGCTTGTGAGA ACTGTGCCAGCCTCATGAAGAAGTGCGTACAGTGTCGCGCTGTGGTGGAGCGCCGCACCCCCTTTGTGCTTTGTTGTGGGGGGAAAG CGAGCGGCAACATCCCCGCCCTGCAGCGGGACAAGGACAACACCAACGTCAACGCGGACGTTCAGAAGCTCCAGCAGCAACTGCAGGACATCAAGGAACAG ACCATGTGCCCCGTGTGTCTGGACCGGCTCAAGAACATGATCTTCATGTGCGGCCACGGTACCTGCCAGCTGTGCGGCGACCGCATGAGCGAGTGCCCCATCTGCCGCAAGGCCATCGAGCGCCGCATCCTCCTCTATTAG
- the mib1 gene encoding E3 ubiquitin-protein ligase mib1 isoform X5 gives MTTGRNNRAMMEGVGARVVRGPDWKWGKQDGGEGHVGTVRSFESPEEVVVVWDNGTAANYRCSGAYDVRILDSAPTGIKHDGTMCDTCRQQPIIGIRWKCAECTNYDLCTTCYHGDKHHLRHRFYRITTPGSERVLLESRRKSKKITARGIFTGGRVVRGVDWQWEDQDGGNGRRGKVTEIQDWSAASPHSAAYVLWDNGAKNLYRVGFEGMSDLKCVQDAKGGSFYRDHCPVLGEQNGNRNPGGLQIGDLVNIDLDLEIVQSLQHGHGGWTDGMFETLTTTGTVCGIDEDHDIVVQYPSGNRWTFNPAVLTKANVVRSGEVAAGAEGGTSQFLVGDLVQICYDIDRIKLLQKGHGEWAEAMLPTLGKVGRVQQIYSDSDLKVEVCGTSWTYNPAAVTKIAPSGSAVSNASGERLSQLLKKLFETQESGDINEELVKAAANGDLAKVEDILKRPDVDVNGQCAGHTAMQAASQNGHVDVLKLLLKHSVDLEAEDKDGDRAVHHAAFGDEGSVIEVLQRGGADLNARNKRRQTPLHIAVNKGHLQVVKTLLDFGCHPSLQDSEGDTPLHDAISKKRDDMLSVLLEAGADVTITNNNGFNALHHAALRGNPSAMRVLLSKLPRPWIVDEKKDDGYTALHLAALNNHVEVAELLVHQGNASLDIQNVNQQTALHLAVERQHTQIVRLLVRAEAKLDVQDKDGDTPLHEALRHHTLSQLRQLQDMQDVSKVEPWEPSKNTLIMGLGTQGAEKKSAASIACFLAANGADLTVRNKKGQSPLDLCPDPSLCKALAKCHKEKSSGQVGTRSPSLNSNMESLEECMVCSDMKRDTLFGPCGHIATCSLCSPRVKKCLICKDQVQSRSKIEECVVCSDKKAAVLFQPCGHMCACENCASLMKKCVQCRAVVERRTPFVLCCGGKGSSNSMAGGSQDLLQPNNLALSWSSGNIPALQRDKDNTNVNADVQKLQQQLQDIKEQTMCPVCLDRLKNMIFMCGHGTCQLCGDRMSECPICRKAIERRILLY, from the exons GCATCAAGCATGACGGAACAATGTGTGACACCTGCCGTCAGCAGCCCATCATTGGAATTCGCTGGAAATGTGCTGAGTGCACCAATTATGACCTCTGCACAACCTGTTACCATGGCGACAAACATCACCTGAGACACCGCTTCTACAGGATCACCACCCCGGGCAGCGAAAG AGTTCTCCTAGAGTCGAGGCGCAAATCAAAGAAAATCACCGCCAGAGGCATCTTCACCGGAGGCCGGGTAGTGCGAGGCGTGGACTGGCAGTGGGAAGATCAGGATGGAGGCAACGGAAGGCGAGGAAAG GTGACGGAGATTCAAGACTGGAGCGCAGCCAGCCCTCATAGTGCCGCCTACGTGCTATGGGACAACGGGGCCAAGAACCTGTACCGTGTCGGTTTCGAGGGAATG TCGGACCTGAAATGTGTTCAGGACGCCAAAGGAGGGTCCTTTTACAGAGACCACTGTCCTGTGTTGG GTGAGCAGAATGGCAACAGGAACCCCGGTGGTCTTCAGATCGGGGACCTGGTCAACATCGACTTGGACCTGGAGATTGTCCAGTCGCTGCAGCACGGTCACGGCGGCTGGACCGACGGCATGTTCGAGACGCTCACCACCACCGGCACGGTGTGCGGCATCGACGAAGATCACGATATTGTGGTGCAGTATCCCAGCGGGAACAG GTGGACGTTCAATCCCGCCGTACTAACAAAAGCCAACGTGGTGCGCAGCGGTGAAGTGGCCGCTGGAGCCGAGGGAGGCACCTCCCAATTCCTTGTGGGGGACCTGGTTCAGATTTGCTACGACATCGACCGCATCAAGCTGCTACAAAAAGGCCACGGGGAGTGGGCCGAGGCCATGCTTCCT ACCCTGGGGAAGGTGGGCCGCGTGCAGCAGATCTACTCTGACAGTGACCTGAAGGTGGAGGTGTGCGGGACGTCGTGGACGTACAATCCCGCCGCTGTCACCAAGATCGCTCCCTCAGGCTCCGCCGTTAGCAACGCCTCCGGAG agCGTCTCTCCCAGCTGCTGAAGAAACTATTTGAGACACAGGAGTCGGGCGACATCAACGAGGAACTGGTCAAGGCGGCAGCCAACGGAGATCTGGCCAAGGTGGAAGACATTTTGAAAAGACCCGATGTTGAC gtgaaCGGGCAGTGCGCTGGACACACTGCGATGCAAGCGGCCAGTCAGAACGGTCACGTGGATGTCCTCAAGCTCCTGCTCAAACACAGTGTTGATCTCGAGGCAGAG GACAAAGATGGGGATCGGGCGGTGCACCATGCGGCCTTCGGTGACGAGGGCTCAGTCATCGAGGTGCTGCAGCGGGGCGGCGCCGACTTGAACGCCAGGAACAAGCGCAGGCAGACGCCGTTGCACATAGCTGTCAACaagggacacctgcaggtggtcaAAACGTTGCTGGACTTTGGCTGCCACCCAAGCCTCCAG GAttctgagggcgacacccccctgCACGATGCCATCAGCAAGAAGCGAGACGACATGCTGTCTGTGCTGCTGGAGGCCGGCGCCGACGTCACCATCACCAACAACAACGGCTTTAACGCCTTGCACCACGCCGCTCTGCGAGGAAACCCCAG TGCGATGCGCGTGTTGCTATCCAAACTTCCCAGGCCGTGGATCGTGGACGAGAAGAAGGACGACGGCTACACGGCGCTGCACCTGGCGGCCCTCAACAACCACGTGGAAGTGGCCGAGCTCTTAGTTCATCAG GGCAACGCCAGCTTGGACATCCAGAACGTCAACCAGCAAACAGCCTTACACTTGGCCGTCGAGCGACAGCACACCCAGATTGTTAGG CTGCTGGTGCGAGCCGAGGCCAAGCTGGACGTGCAGGACAAGGACGGGGACACGCCGCTCCACGAAGCACTGCGACATCACACGCTGTCCCAGTTGCGGCAACTCCAGGATATGCAGGACGTCAGCAAAGTGGAGCCCTGGGAGCCCTCCAAGAACACG TTAATCATGGGCTTAGGCACCCAAGGGGCGGAGAAGAAGAGCGCGGCGTCCATCGCCTGCTTCCTGGCCGCCAACGGCGCCGACCTGACGGTGCGTAACAAGAAGGGCCAGTCGCCTCTGGACCTGTGTCCCGACCCCAGCCTCTGCAAGGCGCTGGCCAAATGTCATAAAGAGAAAAGCAG CGGCCAGGTGGGCACGCGCAGCCCGTCTCTGAACAGCAACATGGAGTCCttggaggagtgcatggtgTGCTCGGACATGAAGAGAGACACTCTCTTCGGGCCTTGCGGACACATTGCCACGTGCTCCCTCTGCTCACCCCGTGTCAAGAAGTGTCTCATCTGCAAAGATCAGGTCCAGTCACGCTCCAAG ATTGAGGAGTGCGTGGTGTGCTCGGACAAAAAGGCGGCTGTCTTGTTCCAGCCCTGCGGCCACATGTGCGCTTGTGAGA ACTGTGCCAGCCTCATGAAGAAGTGCGTACAGTGTCGCGCTGTGGTGGAGCGCCGCACCCCCTTTGTGCTTTGTTGTGGGGGGAAAG GGAGCTCTAACTCTATGGCAGGGGGATCGCAGGATCTTCTCCAGCCCAACAATCTGGCACTAAGTTGGT CGAGCGGCAACATCCCCGCCCTGCAGCGGGACAAGGACAACACCAACGTCAACGCGGACGTTCAGAAGCTCCAGCAGCAACTGCAGGACATCAAGGAACAG ACCATGTGCCCCGTGTGTCTGGACCGGCTCAAGAACATGATCTTCATGTGCGGCCACGGTACCTGCCAGCTGTGCGGCGACCGCATGAGCGAGTGCCCCATCTGCCGCAAGGCCATCGAGCGCCGCATCCTCCTCTATTAG